TAGAGGTTTTATCAGATGCCAGAAGTCGCAGTAATAGCCGGTTCCGTTTCGGACCAGGCGATCGTTGATAAGGCAACGACCGTTCTTCAATCATACAATATTTCCTTCGATGTCCAGATCATTTCCGCTCACCGTGATGCCGATAAACTGGATGCATACGTGAAATCATCGGATGCCTTGGTGTTCATCTGTATTGCGGGAATGTCAGCAGCTCTTCCAGGTGTTGTTGCGGCGAGAACAAAGAAACCTGTGATCGGTGTCCCGGTCTCCGGCAAGATCGCTGGCGGACTGGACGCTCTTCTTTCGATCGCACAGATGCCGAAAGGG
This Methanocorpusculum sp. DNA region includes the following protein-coding sequences:
- a CDS encoding AIR carboxylase family protein — its product is MPEVAVIAGSVSDQAIVDKATTVLQSYNISFDVQIISAHRDADKLDAYVKSSDALVFICIAGMSAALPGVVAARTKKPVIGVPVSGKIAGGLDALLSIAQMPKGVPVACMAVDGGENAGHFAARILGKN